The Oryzias melastigma strain HK-1 unplaced genomic scaffold, ASM292280v2 sc00339, whole genome shotgun sequence DNA segment TACACCAGACTCTTCACTATCAGCACTGTGTACAGCAGGCAGAGCAGCTTCACCCTGCACTCAGACTGGAAGGACAGCTTCACCAGGTCCAGAGGAGGAACAGAGGCTGTTCCCTCTGCTAGAATGCTGGAAGATGCTGGATGGGATGTTAGAGCTGCTGTGGAACCTGCAGCTGGAAGTGCAGCAAACtctgaaacagagaaagagTCGGAATGAAGCTGAATCTCTGTTGAACACAGTCACCAAGCCTTCATTACCTTGTTGTGTTTGGACCTCCACTGTTCCCCCCTCATGTTTGACGGAGCAGATGTATTTATAGGAGCTGTCCTCTTGCTGATGGATCAGCAGGATGGAGGCGCTGCGTCCAGACTCTCTGAGATCCAGCTGCTCTGTCCCAGTAGAAGGAAGGTTCTCTGGTTGTCCGttgttcttctgtcttttcCAGGAGAACTGGACCACAGGAGGAAACATGGCTGAGGCCAGACACAGCAGGGAGCTGCCCCTCTCCACAGGGACTCTGGATGCTGCTGGGTACACGCTCACCACGGGCTTCACTACGGACTCATCTGAAGGTTGACAGCAGCAACaagcagcacagacacacagtcacacagtttaaaaaatctatttttttcccttagaaaatatttataaacatttttttgacaaacaaatgtattttgtgaaccgtttccttcattaaaatgataattttcttcagttttgtttcCAAACTTCAGTTAAATTCAGTTGAAGTTCAGATCTGATCTTGTTCTCAGAAACCAGCAGATGTTCCAGAATTAGTGAGATCATCAAACTCTAAATATTTGTAACTTCACTCATATTTGCAGAAATCAAGAATCAGTTTAGTTGTTCAGTGAGATTTCAACATGTTTGCAGAAATGATTCAGCTTTTCTTCTGTAACAATGGCTGCTTGATGAATTCTCTGCTAATGATGAACAAACTAACATGTGaagctgaagcagcagaaactgacttgaaacacattttctacaatcaaacagttgaaggagcagaaatgtttcttcttaCCCGATACAAACAGTCCAGTTCCAGATCCAAAGATGAGGTACAAATAGCCCGACACACACAGTGAGAAAGTGTGCTACAAAAACCTGTGTGCTGTTCAAGTGTCATCTGAGTGAATCAGGatgatatttcagctccatgatGAGTTTCTCTAATGTTCACATCAACATGACTGTCTCTGTCTGCAGTGGAGGAACTTGGTGAACTGCTGTGTGAAATGAtggaagaaaatgacaaatattccTGCAGTTATTAGATAAAGATTCATGCAGGAAGTGACAGCATGAAAGAGGAAATGTAGAGTTGTGCACGTGTGCAATTATCCTGAAGTACATCAgtgtgttttcttctgatccTCCTGAAACCACAGGAACATGAGAGAGCAGCACAGTTCTGCTTCAGCTTAGACAGCT contains these protein-coding regions:
- the LOC112138874 gene encoding uncharacterized protein LOC112138874, with translation MFPPVVQFSWKRQKNNGQPENLPSTGTEQLDLRESGRSASILLIHQQEDSSYKYICSVKHEGGTVEVQTQQEFAALPAAGSTAALTSHPASSSILAEGTASVPPLDLVKLSFQSECRVKLLCLLYTVLIVKSLVYCCGLSLLMILRNKGASTNSKHAD